In Pseudonocardia sp. C8, one genomic interval encodes:
- a CDS encoding bifunctional allantoicase/(S)-ureidoglycine aminohydrolase translates to MSTTYYAPHGGHPPQTELLTDRAMFTEAYAVIPKRCMQDIVTSFLPGWTDTRLWVLARPLSGFAETFSQYIVEVAAGGGSDTPETDPAAEGVLFVVEGELELTVDGGPAAGTHTLDAGGYAFLPAGQAWTLHNRAAEPARFHWVRKAYEPAPGVDAPDAFVTHERDVTPNPMPGTDGRWVTTRFADPSDLRHDMHVNIVTFEPGGVIPFAETHVMEHGLYVLEGKAVYRLNQDWVEVEAGDFMWLRAFCPQACYAGGPGRFRYLLYKDVNRHARLTRF, encoded by the coding sequence GTGTCGACCACCTACTACGCCCCGCACGGCGGTCACCCCCCGCAGACCGAGCTGCTGACCGACCGCGCGATGTTCACCGAGGCCTACGCCGTCATCCCGAAGCGCTGCATGCAGGACATCGTCACGAGCTTCCTGCCCGGCTGGACCGACACCCGGCTCTGGGTGCTGGCGCGCCCGCTGTCCGGGTTCGCCGAGACGTTCTCCCAGTACATCGTCGAGGTGGCGGCCGGAGGGGGGAGCGACACCCCGGAGACCGACCCGGCCGCCGAGGGCGTCCTGTTCGTCGTCGAGGGCGAGCTGGAGCTGACGGTCGACGGCGGCCCGGCCGCCGGGACGCACACGCTCGATGCCGGCGGCTACGCCTTCCTGCCCGCCGGGCAGGCGTGGACCCTGCACAACCGCGCGGCGGAGCCGGCACGGTTCCACTGGGTGCGCAAGGCCTACGAGCCTGCCCCGGGCGTCGACGCGCCCGACGCGTTCGTCACCCACGAGCGTGACGTCACGCCGAACCCGATGCCCGGCACGGACGGCCGGTGGGTGACGACCCGGTTCGCCGACCCGTCGGACCTGCGCCACGACATGCACGTCAACATCGTCACCTTCGAGCCGGGTGGTGTGATCCCGTTCGCCGAGACCCATGTCATGGAGCACGGCCTGTACGTGCTGGAGGGCAAGGCGGTCTACCGGCTCAACCAGGACTGGGTGGAGGTCGAGGCGGGCGACTTCATGTGGCTGCGCGCCTTCTGCCCGCAGGCCTGCTACGCGGGCGGCCCCGGCCGGTTCCGCTACCTGCTCTACAAGGACGTCAACCGGCACGCCCGGCTGACCCGTTTCTGA
- the uraD gene encoding 2-oxo-4-hydroxy-4-carboxy-5-ureidoimidazoline decarboxylase, translating into MRLAEFNAAPGREAEAVVRPCLGVDRWVAEVVEGRPYAGVDDLVAAGEKAASALTAEEVDAALAHHPRIGERARGDSAEAGLSRGEQAGLDTSDSVQARLLEGNRAYEERFGRVFLIRAAGRDAAEILDQLEQRLGNDPATEDAVVADQLTQIAVLRLKGAVTP; encoded by the coding sequence ATGCGCCTCGCAGAGTTCAACGCCGCGCCCGGCCGGGAGGCCGAGGCCGTCGTCCGGCCCTGCCTCGGGGTCGACCGCTGGGTGGCGGAGGTCGTCGAGGGCCGGCCGTACGCCGGCGTCGACGACCTCGTCGCCGCGGGGGAGAAGGCCGCCTCCGCCCTCACCGCCGAGGAGGTCGACGCCGCCCTCGCCCACCACCCGCGGATCGGCGAGCGGGCGCGCGGGGACAGCGCCGAGGCCGGGCTCTCCCGCGGGGAGCAGGCCGGGCTCGACACCTCGGACTCGGTCCAGGCCCGGCTGCTGGAGGGCAACCGCGCCTACGAGGAGCGGTTCGGCCGGGTGTTCCTGATCCGGGCGGCCGGCCGGGACGCCGCGGAGATCCTCGACCAGCTGGAGCAGCGGCTGGGCAACGACCCGGCGACGGAGGACGCCGTGGTCGCCGACCAGCTCACCCAGATCGCCGTCCTCCGCCTGAAGGGAGCCGTCACCCCGTGA
- the uraH gene encoding hydroxyisourate hydrolase: MSTLSSHVLDAVDGRPATGVAVELRSATGEVLGHGTTDDDGRVRDFGVPPLAAGDYRVVFASGDYFATKGTPTFYPTVEIPFTVSDPGAHYHVPLLLSPFAYSTYRGS; the protein is encoded by the coding sequence GTGAGCACCCTGTCCTCGCACGTCCTCGACGCCGTCGACGGGCGGCCCGCCACCGGAGTGGCGGTCGAGCTCCGCTCGGCCACCGGCGAGGTGCTCGGCCACGGCACCACCGACGACGACGGCCGCGTCCGGGACTTCGGCGTCCCGCCGCTCGCGGCCGGCGACTACCGGGTGGTCTTCGCCTCCGGCGACTACTTCGCCACGAAGGGGACCCCCACGTTCTACCCCACGGTCGAGATCCCGTTCACGGTCTCCGACCCCGGTGCGCACTACCACGTCCCTCTGCTGCTGAGCCCGTTCGCGTACTCGACGTACCGCGGCAGCTGA
- the pucL gene encoding factor-independent urate hydroxylase, with protein sequence MSKAVLTSNQYGKAENRVVRVTRDTPRHEIVDLNVTSQLRGDFEAAHLEGDNAHVVPTDTQKNTVYAFARDGITSPEDFLLRLAHHFTGSFDWVTGGRWAAEQYLWSRINDHDHAFYRSGPETRTAVVVRDGDEDVVIAGLKDLTVLKSTGSGFVGYPKDRYTTLKETEDRILATDVTARWRYVGTGLDYNALYASVRDIILDKFSDGYSYALQQTLFQMAEAVIDTHPEVAEIKFSCPNKHHFLTDLSFCGLDNPGEVFFAADRPYGLIEATIARDGAEPAEAAWSGIAGFC encoded by the coding sequence ATGAGCAAGGCCGTTCTCACCTCCAACCAGTACGGCAAGGCCGAGAACCGGGTCGTCCGGGTCACCCGGGACACCCCGCGGCACGAGATCGTCGACCTCAACGTCACCTCCCAGCTGCGCGGTGACTTCGAGGCCGCCCACCTGGAGGGCGACAACGCCCACGTCGTCCCGACCGACACCCAGAAGAACACCGTCTACGCGTTCGCCCGCGACGGCATCACCTCCCCGGAGGACTTCCTGCTCCGGCTGGCGCACCACTTCACCGGCTCCTTCGACTGGGTGACCGGCGGGCGCTGGGCGGCCGAGCAGTACCTGTGGAGCCGGATCAACGACCACGACCACGCCTTCTACCGCTCCGGCCCGGAGACCCGCACCGCGGTCGTCGTCCGGGACGGCGACGAGGACGTCGTGATCGCCGGCCTGAAGGACCTCACCGTCCTGAAGTCGACCGGATCCGGGTTCGTCGGCTACCCGAAGGACCGGTACACGACGCTGAAGGAGACCGAGGACCGCATCCTCGCCACGGACGTGACGGCCCGCTGGCGCTACGTCGGCACCGGGCTGGACTACAACGCCCTCTACGCGAGCGTCCGCGACATCATCCTGGACAAGTTCTCCGACGGGTACTCGTACGCGCTGCAGCAGACCCTGTTCCAGATGGCCGAGGCCGTCATCGACACCCACCCCGAGGTCGCAGAGATCAAGTTCTCCTGCCCGAACAAGCACCACTTCCTGACCGACCTGTCGTTCTGCGGGCTCGACAACCCCGGCGAGGTCTTCTTCGCGGCCGACCGGCCCTACGGCCTGATCGAGGCGACCATCGCCCGTGACGGCGCCGAGCCCGCCGAGGCGGCCTGGTCCGGCATCGCCGGGTTCTGCTGA
- a CDS encoding nucleobase:cation symporter-2 family protein — MAKETTSGEVAAARPEDEWLGPGKSLAYGIQHVLTMYGGIIAPPLIIGGAAGVSANEIALLVASCLFIGGLATILQSFGVPFFGSQLPLVQGTSFASVATMTAIVADSGLPGVFGAVMASAALGLLIAPFFSRLVRFFPPVVTGTVITVIGLSLMPVAARWAMGNNTKAPDYGSIANIALAALTLLIVLLLSKVAIPAISRLSILFSIVIGTVIASVIGMADFSKVAAGPIFAVPTPFAFGWPVFDIAAIISMFIVVLVILTETTADILAVGEIVDTPVDRRRIGDGLRADMAASAIAPVFNGFTQSAFAQNVGLVAITGVKSRFVVTAGGVVLLVLGMLPVLGRVVAAIPYPVLGGAGLVLFGTVAASGIKTLSKVDYNGNMNLVIVAASVGFGMLPIAAPSFYDEFPEWVGTIFHSGISSAAIMAVLLNLLFNHLRLGKPAENPSVFGTASRVIDYSDLKALSRLRNGDRIEDGRIVDADGNPVPVCDADGKPVPYRLDAEPNGH; from the coding sequence ATGGCGAAGGAAACCACGAGCGGCGAGGTCGCCGCGGCCCGTCCCGAGGACGAGTGGCTCGGCCCCGGGAAGAGCCTCGCCTACGGGATCCAGCACGTCCTGACGATGTACGGCGGCATCATCGCGCCGCCGCTGATCATCGGTGGCGCCGCAGGGGTGTCGGCGAACGAGATCGCCCTGCTCGTCGCCTCCTGCCTGTTCATCGGCGGGCTGGCCACGATCCTGCAGTCGTTCGGCGTGCCGTTCTTCGGGTCCCAGCTGCCGCTGGTCCAGGGCACGTCGTTCGCCAGCGTGGCGACGATGACCGCGATCGTGGCCGACAGCGGGCTACCCGGCGTGTTCGGCGCCGTCATGGCCTCCGCGGCGCTCGGCCTGCTCATTGCGCCGTTCTTCTCCCGGTTGGTCCGGTTCTTCCCACCGGTCGTCACCGGGACGGTGATCACGGTGATCGGGCTCAGCCTGATGCCGGTCGCCGCCCGGTGGGCGATGGGCAACAACACGAAGGCGCCGGACTACGGCTCGATCGCGAACATCGCGCTGGCCGCGTTGACCCTGCTCATCGTGCTGCTGCTCAGCAAGGTGGCGATCCCGGCGATCTCCCGGCTGTCGATCCTGTTCTCGATCGTGATCGGCACGGTGATCGCCTCCGTGATCGGCATGGCGGACTTCTCGAAGGTCGCCGCCGGCCCGATCTTCGCGGTGCCGACCCCGTTCGCGTTCGGCTGGCCGGTGTTCGACATCGCGGCGATCATCTCGATGTTCATCGTCGTGCTGGTGATCCTCACCGAGACCACGGCCGACATCCTCGCGGTGGGCGAGATCGTCGACACGCCGGTCGACCGGCGCCGGATCGGCGACGGCCTGCGGGCCGACATGGCGGCCTCGGCGATCGCACCGGTCTTCAACGGGTTCACCCAGAGCGCGTTCGCCCAGAACGTCGGGCTTGTCGCGATCACCGGGGTGAAGAGCAGGTTCGTGGTGACCGCAGGCGGTGTGGTGCTGCTGGTGCTGGGCATGCTCCCGGTGCTCGGGCGGGTCGTCGCCGCGATCCCGTACCCGGTTCTCGGTGGCGCCGGCCTGGTGCTGTTCGGGACGGTCGCGGCGTCCGGCATCAAGACGCTGTCCAAGGTCGACTACAACGGGAACATGAACCTCGTCATCGTCGCGGCGTCGGTCGGGTTCGGCATGCTCCCGATCGCCGCGCCGTCGTTCTACGACGAGTTCCCGGAGTGGGTCGGCACGATCTTCCACTCGGGCATCAGCTCGGCCGCGATCATGGCGGTGCTGCTGAACCTGCTGTTCAACCACCTGCGGCTCGGCAAGCCCGCCGAGAACCCGTCGGTGTTCGGGACGGCGAGCCGGGTGATCGACTACTCGGACCTCAAGGCGCTGTCGCGGCTGCGCAACGGCGACCGGATCGAGGACGGGCGGATCGTCGACGCCGACGGCAACCCGGTACCGGTGTGCGACGCCGACGGCAAGCCCGTGCCCTACCGGCTGGACGCCGAGCCGAACGGGCACTGA
- a CDS encoding MarR family winged helix-turn-helix transcriptional regulator produces MTDAVVTNHEAATGTDKVADVVRDWLRERPDLPSLAAMGIFGRLSRIAARQRAIFNARHEAAGLSLGSFDVLANLRRSGPDSQKTASELAESSMLSSGGISLRLDRMEADELVERRRDAVDRRLVRVTLSPRGRELIDAVYGQHVRAQSALLADLDDDELAELDRLLRKVEVSIDRHAAEARDLPVRAPSAAEPGRAG; encoded by the coding sequence ATGACCGACGCGGTGGTGACGAACCACGAGGCGGCGACCGGCACCGACAAGGTCGCGGACGTCGTGCGGGACTGGCTGCGCGAGCGTCCCGACCTGCCGTCGCTGGCCGCCATGGGCATCTTCGGCAGGCTGTCGCGGATCGCCGCCCGCCAGCGCGCGATCTTCAACGCCCGGCACGAGGCGGCCGGCCTGTCGCTGGGGTCGTTCGACGTGCTCGCGAACCTGCGCCGGTCCGGGCCCGACTCGCAGAAGACGGCGAGCGAGCTGGCCGAGTCGTCGATGCTGAGCAGCGGCGGGATATCGCTGCGGCTGGACCGGATGGAGGCCGACGAGCTCGTCGAACGCCGCCGGGACGCCGTGGACCGCCGCCTCGTGCGGGTCACGCTGTCCCCGCGGGGCCGCGAGCTGATCGACGCGGTCTACGGGCAGCACGTGCGGGCCCAGTCCGCGCTGCTGGCCGACCTCGACGACGACGAGCTGGCCGAGCTCGACCGGCTGCTGCGCAAGGTCGAGGTCTCCATCGACCGGCACGCCGCCGAGGCGCGGGACCTGCCGGTCCGGGCGCCGTCGGCCGCCGAGCCGGGGCGGGCCGGCTGA
- a CDS encoding ABC transporter permease — MTTSPAAAPATPDGERRTRPGTTAGARLGTAARRWLPSGVLLGLLVVLWQVASSTGLVEEYVLPGPLTVAESMVVDADQYWEASVPTLGAITLGFGLSVLIALPIAIGMVYSRIVERALYPLLVLSQVVPKVAIAPLFIIWFGFGDPPKILMVVLISFFPLVIDAAVGFHAARPESLMLVRSMGASRWQAFWKIRFPWALPSIFAGAKVAITLAVVGAVVAEFVGADRGLGVLITQARGNLDTVTVFAGIGYLSILGLALFAVVGLLERLLVRGSRSGRSFEAAGGL; from the coding sequence GTGACGACGTCACCGGCGGCGGCGCCCGCGACCCCGGACGGCGAGCGGCGCACCCGGCCGGGTACGACGGCGGGTGCGCGGCTCGGCACGGCCGCCCGCCGGTGGCTGCCGAGCGGTGTCCTGCTCGGCCTGCTCGTCGTCCTCTGGCAGGTCGCGTCGTCGACCGGCCTCGTCGAGGAGTACGTGCTGCCCGGCCCGCTCACCGTCGCGGAGTCGATGGTGGTCGACGCGGACCAGTACTGGGAGGCCTCCGTGCCGACCCTGGGCGCGATCACGCTCGGGTTCGGGTTGTCGGTGCTCATCGCCCTCCCGATCGCGATCGGGATGGTGTACAGCAGGATCGTGGAGCGAGCCCTGTACCCGCTGCTCGTGCTCTCGCAGGTCGTGCCGAAGGTGGCCATCGCGCCGCTGTTCATCATCTGGTTCGGCTTCGGCGACCCGCCGAAGATCCTCATGGTCGTCCTGATCAGCTTCTTCCCGCTCGTGATCGACGCGGCCGTGGGGTTCCACGCCGCCCGCCCGGAGAGCCTCATGCTGGTCCGGTCCATGGGGGCGAGCCGCTGGCAGGCGTTCTGGAAGATCCGGTTCCCGTGGGCGCTGCCGAGCATCTTCGCCGGGGCGAAGGTCGCCATCACCCTGGCGGTCGTCGGGGCGGTGGTCGCGGAGTTCGTCGGCGCGGACCGGGGGCTCGGTGTCCTGATCACCCAGGCACGCGGCAACCTGGACACCGTCACGGTCTTCGCGGGGATCGGCTACCTGTCGATCCTCGGGCTTGCGCTCTTCGCCGTCGTGGGGCTGCTCGAGCGGCTGCTGGTCCGTGGCAGTCGAAGCGGACGGTCCTTCGAGGCGGCCGGCGGACTGTGA
- a CDS encoding ABC transporter ATP-binding protein produces MTATACREPFIRFRDVEKSFTTRSGTVSAVERLSLDIADGEFLAIVGPSGCGKSTLLMALAGLTQPTAGSIDVGDERVDGPVTSAGIVFQGAELLSWRTAVENVLLQAEIRKLDPEASRARALRLLSDVGLAAFADHYPDELSGGMQQRVALCRALLHEPRMVLMDEPLGALDAITRDQVQMDLQQLWLRSRSTVVLITHSIEEAVFLADRVVVLTPRPARIAADIPIELDRPRHIADRGSDAFRDYVTAIRDEFSRLGVFSDDE; encoded by the coding sequence GTGACCGCCACCGCATGCCGGGAGCCGTTCATCCGGTTCCGGGACGTCGAGAAGTCCTTCACCACCCGCAGCGGCACGGTCAGCGCCGTCGAGCGGCTCTCGCTCGACATCGCCGACGGCGAGTTCCTGGCGATCGTCGGCCCCAGCGGGTGCGGCAAGAGCACGCTGCTGATGGCGCTCGCCGGGCTCACGCAACCCACTGCCGGTTCGATCGACGTCGGTGACGAGCGGGTCGACGGGCCGGTGACGAGCGCGGGGATCGTCTTCCAGGGCGCCGAGCTGCTCAGCTGGCGGACCGCCGTGGAGAACGTCCTGCTCCAGGCCGAGATCCGCAAGCTCGACCCGGAGGCCAGCCGCGCCCGTGCGCTCCGCCTGCTGTCGGACGTCGGCCTGGCCGCGTTCGCCGACCACTACCCGGACGAGCTGTCCGGCGGCATGCAGCAGCGGGTCGCGCTGTGCCGGGCGCTGCTGCACGAACCCCGCATGGTGCTGATGGACGAACCGCTCGGTGCGCTCGACGCCATCACCCGCGACCAGGTCCAGATGGACCTCCAGCAGCTGTGGCTGCGGTCCCGCAGCACCGTCGTGCTCATCACGCACAGCATCGAGGAGGCGGTCTTCCTCGCCGACCGGGTCGTGGTGCTCACGCCCCGGCCGGCGCGGATCGCGGCGGACATCCCGATCGAGCTGGACCGGCCGCGGCACATCGCCGACCGCGGGTCGGACGCCTTCCGCGACTACGTGACCGCGATCCGCGACGAGTTCTCGCGCCTGGGGGTCTTCAGCGATGACGAATAG
- a CDS encoding ABC transporter substrate-binding protein, with the protein MHGKRGRRAVVAALGVAALVALTGCGAGGEPPTDAQGRETVKVRTDIYYSGAVLPLVAGVETGIFERHGLRVELNEGKDSGTTIQTVGNGSDDIGYVDAGSLVQSTAQGVDVKMVAGMVQQSPLALYAFADSGIRSPQDLVGRTAGFTPGSAAERIFPAYANATGIDEKTIRFRNVDIPTRTELFVARQTDFTFGLLNTSGPNIEAKCKCKPVVLPYRDAGISMLSSGIVAGTDFVEERPETLKRFLAALVEAVNHTNADTPAAVDAFYRFAPTSKVPRPVLAEQWRISNGLQRTPANSGQPFGCMAAQDWASTIALTEQYGGVDKGRVAVADVADNRFLPGPCRDDLGTRS; encoded by the coding sequence GTGCATGGCAAGCGTGGCAGGAGAGCCGTCGTCGCGGCGCTGGGAGTCGCGGCGCTCGTCGCGCTGACCGGCTGTGGCGCCGGCGGGGAGCCCCCGACGGACGCCCAGGGGCGTGAGACGGTCAAGGTCCGCACCGACATCTACTACTCCGGAGCGGTGCTCCCGCTCGTGGCCGGTGTCGAGACCGGGATCTTCGAGCGGCACGGGCTCCGTGTCGAGCTCAACGAGGGCAAGGACTCCGGGACGACGATCCAGACGGTCGGCAACGGCTCGGACGACATCGGCTACGTCGATGCCGGCAGCCTCGTCCAGTCGACCGCCCAGGGCGTCGACGTGAAGATGGTCGCGGGGATGGTCCAGCAGTCGCCGCTGGCGCTCTACGCCTTCGCGGACTCCGGGATCAGGTCCCCGCAGGACCTGGTGGGCCGGACCGCGGGCTTCACCCCCGGTTCGGCGGCCGAACGGATCTTCCCGGCCTACGCGAACGCGACCGGGATCGACGAGAAGACGATCCGGTTCCGGAACGTCGACATCCCCACCCGCACCGAGCTGTTCGTGGCACGGCAGACCGACTTCACCTTCGGGCTGCTCAACACGAGCGGGCCGAACATCGAGGCGAAATGCAAGTGCAAGCCGGTCGTCCTGCCCTACCGGGACGCCGGGATCTCGATGCTGAGCTCGGGCATCGTCGCCGGTACGGACTTCGTCGAGGAGCGCCCGGAGACCCTGAAGCGGTTCCTCGCCGCCCTGGTCGAGGCCGTGAACCACACCAACGCCGACACCCCGGCCGCGGTGGACGCGTTCTACCGGTTCGCGCCCACCAGCAAGGTCCCCCGACCGGTCCTGGCCGAGCAGTGGCGGATCTCGAACGGCCTCCAGCGGACCCCGGCCAACTCCGGGCAGCCGTTCGGCTGCATGGCCGCCCAGGACTGGGCGTCGACCATCGCGCTCACCGAGCAGTACGGCGGCGTGGACAAGGGCCGGGTCGCGGTGGCCGACGTCGCCGACAACCGGTTCCTGCCCGGCCCGTGCCGCGACGACCTGGGAACCCGGTCGTGA
- a CDS encoding cupin domain-containing protein, with protein sequence MTAVDDRITSLERDIDALTALRATRREDWDTLGFQAKRGEKFRRAQVRYIGSGATGNHENDGNILPAEHFTFSNMLLPAGCVGPEHTHHDVEEVFFVLEGEVEFSIHDVDDGHLKASRVLGYRDLIRVPAGVPRSLRTVSDEDAIICVIIGAPRPQLPTYPETSEMHGVTRD encoded by the coding sequence ATGACGGCGGTCGACGACAGGATCACCTCGCTGGAGCGCGACATCGACGCGCTCACGGCACTGCGCGCCACACGTCGCGAGGACTGGGACACGCTCGGTTTCCAGGCGAAGCGCGGCGAGAAGTTCCGGCGCGCCCAGGTCCGCTACATCGGGTCCGGCGCGACCGGGAACCACGAGAACGACGGCAACATCCTGCCGGCCGAGCACTTCACGTTCTCCAACATGCTGCTCCCCGCCGGCTGCGTGGGGCCCGAGCACACCCACCACGACGTGGAAGAGGTCTTCTTCGTCCTCGAGGGCGAGGTCGAGTTCAGCATCCACGACGTGGACGACGGCCACCTCAAGGCCAGCCGCGTGCTCGGGTACCGCGATCTCATCCGCGTCCCTGCGGGCGTCCCGCGCAGCCTGCGCACGGTGAGCGACGAGGACGCGATCATCTGCGTGATCATCGGGGCACCTCGGCCCCAGCTGCCGACGTATCCGGAGACGTCGGAGATGCACGGCGTGACCCGCGACTGA
- a CDS encoding long-chain fatty acid--CoA ligase produces the protein MLGLMQDRSLTLPHVFHRAEQLFGHKTVVTAAPSGETATTIAELCGRVRRLATVLDDLGITADGRVGTFCWNTARHLELYLAAPCTGRVLHTLNIRLFPDQLVYVANHAEDEVVFVDRSLLPLLWPHVDKLETVRTVVVIDDGADVPVPDDPRVRDYEELLAAARPRTGPFEVEDENTAAAMCYTSGTTGNPKGVVYSHRSAVLHSLATLFADGIALTERDVVLPIVPMFHANAWGLPYGVLMAGSSLVLPGPNMAPEAIVSMLERHEVTVTGGVPTIWMGIQPLLGEHDLSHLRTILCGGSAVPKALSKAYKEAIGVPMLQAWGMTETSPIATIATMHSHHDELTEDERDDARARQGFPAPLVDLRIVDPGTGELQPWDDVATGEVQAAGPWIARDYHRGEGGGAQFTEDGWLRTGDVASVDRYGSFRLVDRTKDLIKSGGEWIGSVELENEIMAHPKVAEAAVIAVPHERWVERPLACVVVKEGEDLTAEEIIEFLTPRVAKWWLPDAVEFIDEVPKTSVGKFSKKTLREKFGGYRVAGPSTHDGG, from the coding sequence ATGCTTGGACTCATGCAGGACCGCTCGCTGACCCTCCCCCACGTCTTCCACCGGGCGGAACAGCTCTTCGGACACAAGACCGTCGTCACGGCGGCGCCGTCGGGCGAGACCGCCACCACGATCGCCGAGCTGTGCGGCCGCGTCCGCAGGCTCGCCACGGTGCTCGACGACCTGGGCATCACCGCCGACGGCCGGGTCGGCACGTTCTGCTGGAACACCGCGCGCCACCTCGAGCTCTACCTGGCCGCGCCCTGCACCGGCCGGGTGCTGCACACCCTCAACATCCGGCTCTTCCCCGACCAGCTGGTCTACGTCGCGAACCACGCCGAGGACGAGGTCGTCTTCGTCGACCGCTCGCTGCTGCCGCTGCTGTGGCCGCACGTCGACAAGCTGGAGACGGTCCGCACGGTCGTCGTGATCGACGACGGCGCCGACGTACCGGTGCCGGACGACCCGCGCGTGCGCGACTACGAGGAGCTGCTCGCCGCCGCCCGGCCGCGGACCGGCCCGTTCGAGGTCGAGGACGAGAACACCGCGGCCGCGATGTGCTACACGTCCGGCACCACCGGAAACCCCAAGGGCGTGGTCTACAGCCACCGCTCGGCGGTGCTGCACTCGCTGGCCACGCTGTTCGCCGACGGGATCGCGCTGACCGAGCGCGACGTCGTGCTGCCGATCGTCCCGATGTTCCACGCCAACGCGTGGGGCCTGCCGTACGGGGTGCTCATGGCCGGCTCGTCGCTGGTGCTGCCCGGCCCGAACATGGCCCCCGAGGCGATCGTGTCGATGCTGGAGCGGCACGAGGTGACCGTCACCGGCGGCGTCCCGACCATCTGGATGGGGATCCAGCCGCTGCTGGGCGAGCACGACCTGTCGCACCTGCGCACCATCCTCTGTGGTGGCTCTGCCGTGCCGAAGGCGCTGTCGAAGGCCTACAAGGAGGCCATCGGCGTGCCGATGCTGCAGGCCTGGGGCATGACCGAGACGAGCCCCATCGCCACGATCGCGACGATGCACTCCCACCACGACGAGCTGACCGAGGACGAGCGCGACGACGCCCGTGCCCGTCAGGGCTTCCCGGCACCGCTCGTCGACCTGCGCATCGTCGACCCCGGGACCGGCGAGCTGCAGCCGTGGGACGACGTCGCGACCGGCGAGGTGCAGGCCGCCGGACCGTGGATCGCCCGGGACTACCACCGCGGCGAGGGCGGCGGCGCGCAGTTCACCGAGGACGGGTGGCTCCGCACCGGTGACGTCGCCTCGGTCGACCGGTACGGCTCGTTCCGCCTGGTCGACCGCACCAAGGACCTCATCAAGTCCGGCGGTGAGTGGATCGGTTCGGTCGAGCTGGAGAACGAGATCATGGCGCACCCGAAGGTCGCCGAGGCCGCGGTGATCGCCGTGCCGCACGAGCGATGGGTCGAGCGGCCGCTCGCCTGCGTCGTCGTCAAGGAGGGCGAGGACCTCACCGCCGAGGAGATCATCGAGTTCCTCACCCCGCGGGTGGCGAAGTGGTGGCTGCCGGACGCCGTCGAGTTCATCGACGAGGTACCCAAGACGAGCGTCGGCAAGTTCTCCAAGAAGACGCTGCGGGAGAAGTTCGGGGGGTACCGGGTGGCCGGCCCGTCGACCCACGACGGCGGCTGA